From one Catenulispora sp. GP43 genomic stretch:
- a CDS encoding BTAD domain-containing putative transcriptional regulator yields MRWDWSVVVQYGLLGPVRALRVGDAGEPAEELKVGSPQQQAVLALLASRAGRVATADELIEGLWGDEPPEGALGTVRTYAFRLRKVFGADAIASIAGGYALRAERSHVDLFTFEDHVASAEQRRMSGDVAGARGELAHALALWRGTPLAGIPGPYAESLRGTLLERRTAAQESRISLDLALGRVGDAVSELTVLTAEHPLREGLRAQLMLALYQTGRQAEALGVYADTRRLLRKELGVDPGAELGELHQRILRADPALARPSADSTEITPRAAEASSGAPLEKPPTIPAQLPADTADFTGRENLTRVLAARISTTVGQSVAVCALSGLGGVGKTALAIHLAHSVREEFPDGQLYVDLRGGDPEPADPAPVLAAFLRGLGISEAETASGLEERAAAYRSALAGRRVLIVLDNARDAAQVRPLLPGAPGCAVVVTSRPKLTGLAGATFADLDVLDPGEAMNMFTRIVGEERLGVEHTAAIEVVSLCGYLPLAVRIAAARLASRPRWRIGSLAARLSDERRRLGELAVGDLAVRAAFELGYHQLSPAQADVFRRLSLLDSADVSAAAAAALLGQDEADTEEVLESLVDAAMLESASPGRYRYHDLLRLYAREQYEAEGGDLDAGFMNLLDFYLASMRRLRRIPVEELGLSPTRSSGREFDSVEAGVRWIADEGSCVDAVFNRRVLTHPPCVDGVAPLTLAVELLDHLVSLPGIERYADELSTAARNAAAAAVESGDVRSEARVRHSLARVLYATYQIEAAAEEAERSHRAAESVGGDETQADAVNLLAMTYADLGRDAEAIALYERAVDASRAFGDVASEAAARQNMARSLLVLGRTEEALESTMAGLALCRALGDDVSTGYALFQTGSIYLQTHAYRESLTYFTEAARYFADVHPPMEGAAHASSARALLGLGEPSGALEFAERAVSVLRGTADTWQHATALAVLADVLDVAGQPERARGCREEALAMFAVIGAPEADRIRVMLSAPEATSAGVRTSR; encoded by the coding sequence ATGAGGTGGGATTGGTCAGTGGTGGTGCAGTACGGGCTGCTCGGACCGGTCCGCGCGCTGCGAGTGGGCGACGCGGGAGAACCAGCCGAGGAACTCAAAGTAGGGTCCCCGCAACAGCAGGCCGTGCTGGCGCTGCTGGCGTCGAGGGCCGGTCGGGTGGCGACAGCCGACGAACTCATAGAAGGTTTGTGGGGCGATGAGCCGCCCGAGGGTGCGCTCGGAACGGTGCGCACCTATGCGTTCCGACTCCGTAAGGTCTTCGGCGCGGACGCCATTGCGTCCATAGCCGGCGGCTACGCGTTGCGCGCGGAGCGTTCACACGTGGACCTGTTCACCTTCGAAGATCATGTCGCGAGTGCGGAGCAGCGGCGGATGTCGGGTGACGTGGCGGGCGCGCGCGGAGAACTCGCTCATGCCTTGGCGCTGTGGCGCGGTACTCCGCTGGCCGGGATTCCGGGCCCTTATGCGGAGTCCCTCCGTGGGACGCTGCTGGAACGGCGTACTGCGGCCCAGGAGAGCCGCATCTCCCTGGACCTGGCATTGGGTCGGGTGGGAGACGCCGTCTCCGAACTCACCGTCCTCACCGCTGAGCACCCGCTGCGCGAGGGACTGCGTGCGCAGCTCATGCTGGCGCTCTACCAGACCGGACGACAGGCCGAAGCGCTTGGCGTATACGCGGACACCCGACGACTCCTGCGCAAAGAACTGGGCGTCGACCCCGGCGCCGAACTCGGCGAACTGCATCAGCGGATCCTGCGCGCCGACCCCGCGCTGGCGCGCCCCTCTGCGGACAGCACTGAGATAACCCCTAGGGCAGCCGAGGCATCCTCCGGGGCTCCTCTGGAGAAGCCGCCGACGATCCCCGCGCAGCTTCCCGCCGACACGGCGGACTTCACCGGACGCGAGAACCTGACCCGCGTGCTCGCCGCGCGCATCTCCACCACGGTCGGGCAGTCGGTCGCGGTCTGCGCGCTGTCCGGGTTGGGCGGAGTGGGTAAGACGGCGCTCGCCATCCACCTGGCGCACTCGGTACGGGAGGAGTTCCCGGACGGGCAGCTCTATGTGGACCTGCGCGGAGGCGACCCGGAGCCCGCAGACCCGGCGCCGGTCCTCGCCGCGTTCCTGCGCGGTCTGGGGATATCAGAGGCGGAGACGGCGTCCGGGCTGGAGGAGCGGGCCGCGGCGTACCGGTCGGCGCTCGCCGGTCGCCGGGTGCTGATCGTCCTGGACAACGCGCGGGACGCGGCGCAGGTACGGCCTCTGTTGCCGGGCGCCCCGGGGTGCGCGGTCGTGGTCACGAGCCGTCCGAAGCTGACCGGGCTGGCCGGGGCGACGTTCGCGGATCTGGACGTGCTGGATCCCGGCGAGGCGATGAACATGTTCACGCGGATCGTCGGCGAGGAACGTCTCGGCGTAGAACACACCGCGGCCATAGAGGTGGTGTCGCTATGCGGATACCTGCCTCTGGCGGTGCGTATAGCGGCGGCCCGGCTCGCGTCCCGGCCGCGGTGGCGCATCGGGTCGCTCGCCGCCCGGTTGTCCGACGAGCGGCGCCGGCTCGGCGAGCTGGCCGTGGGCGATCTCGCGGTGCGTGCGGCGTTCGAACTCGGCTATCACCAGTTGTCCCCGGCGCAGGCGGATGTCTTCCGGCGGCTGTCGCTGCTGGACAGCGCCGACGTCTCGGCCGCGGCGGCCGCCGCGCTGCTCGGCCAGGACGAGGCCGACACTGAGGAAGTGCTGGAGTCGCTGGTGGACGCCGCGATGCTGGAGTCCGCTTCTCCGGGGCGCTACCGCTATCACGACTTGTTGCGCCTCTATGCGCGGGAACAGTACGAGGCCGAGGGCGGTGACCTCGACGCGGGGTTCATGAACCTGCTCGACTTCTACCTCGCCTCGATGCGTCGTCTGCGCCGCATCCCCGTGGAAGAGCTGGGGCTTTCCCCGACGCGATCCTCCGGGAGGGAGTTCGACTCCGTAGAAGCGGGTGTGCGGTGGATCGCTGATGAAGGCAGCTGCGTGGACGCGGTGTTCAATCGTCGGGTCCTGACCCACCCGCCGTGCGTTGACGGAGTGGCGCCGCTGACGTTGGCGGTAGAACTGCTCGACCACCTTGTCTCGCTACCCGGTATCGAACGCTACGCGGATGAGCTCTCTACCGCCGCGCGCAATGCCGCCGCAGCTGCTGTGGAGAGCGGGGACGTACGGAGCGAGGCGCGGGTGCGGCACTCCTTGGCGCGCGTCCTTTATGCGACGTATCAGATAGAGGCCGCGGCGGAGGAGGCCGAGCGCTCGCACCGTGCAGCCGAGTCGGTGGGCGGCGACGAGACCCAAGCCGATGCCGTCAACCTGCTCGCCATGACTTATGCGGACCTCGGCCGGGACGCGGAGGCGATCGCGCTGTACGAGCGCGCGGTGGATGCCAGCCGGGCGTTCGGGGATGTGGCGTCCGAGGCCGCGGCGCGGCAGAACATGGCGCGCTCGCTGTTGGTGCTGGGCCGCACGGAGGAGGCGCTGGAGAGCACGATGGCGGGGCTCGCCCTGTGCCGGGCCCTCGGGGACGACGTCTCTACGGGGTACGCGCTCTTCCAGACCGGTTCCATCTATCTGCAGACGCACGCCTATCGGGAGTCGCTGACGTACTTCACGGAGGCGGCCCGGTACTTCGCCGACGTCCATCCTCCGATGGAGGGCGCCGCGCACGCCTCCAGCGCGCGGGCGCTGTTGGGTCTCGGCGAGCCCAGCGGTGCGTTGGAGTTCGCCGAGCGTGCGGTGAGTGTTCTGCGGGGGACCGCCGACACGTGGCAGCACGCGACCGCGCTGGCGGTGCTCGCGGACGTGCTGGATGTCGCCGGGCAGCCGGAGCGGGCCCGGGGCTGCCGGGAGGAGGCACTGGCCATGTTCGCGGTCATCGGGGCTCCGGAGGCGGACCGTATCAGAGTCATGCTCTCCGCCCCGGAGGCAACCTCGGCAGGTGTTCGAACGTCGCGCTAA
- a CDS encoding PDZ domain-containing protein — protein sequence MTQTSYLRFPHLSGDLLTFVAEDDVWLAELPADAGGPVRAARFTSDWQPARRPLLSPDGRLVAWARQRDGAPEVYAAPVDGGAATRLTYWADRRTGVLGWASAEEVIVARGLLPARGDVRAHAVPAAGGRPVPLPYGTLQALAVHGPGGAVMTRRGVSHDASWWKRYRGGGAGKLWVDTDGSGDFQRILRDHQGNIDAPMWVGDRAAFLSDAGGVSELYSCLPDGSDLRQHTDEPSEYFARHATSDGTRVVFMRGGRLWLLEELDAEPRLLDVRLAGTRIGRAEHPVQASNNLSGFAADRTGRAVAVSVRGTVHWLAAKDGPARALAVTPGVRARMPVVLGETGSAAWVTDAGGEWSIEIGPVDGEGEVRRILTGEVTRVADLVASPDGAHLAVSTEDNRLLVVDVESGTARVAVGGAHNAWGTLAEDPVFSPDSRWLAWAEGMSSARPRRIRLADVATLTPVDVTDGRFLDWSPAFTLDGKHLAFLSSRTYDPYYADEVFDLYFVPGDRPYLVPLSADEPSPFAPSLSGRPIKEEPKPDADDDGSGGTESRVDVEGLAGRIVPFPVPTGNYYGLRAAKGGVLWLESFKHGALGDSMADPSDEADKPRLRRYDFAKRDVLTLADEVTSFDVTGDGARVLVSDGGALRLQPSDARGDNGDREPLDLDRIRVTVDPVAERRQGLREAWLLQRDFYWRDDLGGLDWPAVWERYAPLAEAVATQDDLVDLLWEMQGELGTSHAYVVPAGNGADPARSQGRLGADLEPDSEGRWRITRILPGDASVSQARSPFEAPGVGARVGDVVAAIDGRPVDSGLGPGPLLAGKAGKPTEVLLVRDAESDARVFQGADADADAAAEGPDTIRTRRVVVVPLEDERLLRYQAWVADRRAYVRERSGGRLGYVHLPDQGSRGWAEFHRDLVTQTACEGLIVDTRSNGGGNTSPLVVEQLMRRVVGWKLARGRVARTYPPAAVRGPLVSVCDEDSGSDGDIINQYLKDQGIPIVGTRTWGGVVGIDSRFRLLDRTLVTQPKYMNWFDSVGYGLENHGCEPTVEVEFTPADAEAGRDPQLDAAVDLALADLAEHPAATAPERPWA from the coding sequence ATGACGCAGACCTCGTATCTGCGGTTCCCGCACCTGTCGGGGGACCTGCTGACGTTCGTCGCCGAGGACGATGTCTGGCTCGCCGAGCTGCCCGCCGACGCGGGCGGCCCGGTGCGGGCTGCGCGGTTCACCTCGGACTGGCAGCCGGCGAGACGCCCCCTGCTGTCGCCCGACGGCAGGCTCGTGGCGTGGGCGCGGCAGCGTGACGGGGCGCCTGAGGTGTACGCCGCGCCGGTGGACGGCGGCGCGGCGACGCGGCTGACGTACTGGGCGGACCGCCGGACCGGTGTGCTCGGCTGGGCGTCGGCCGAGGAGGTGATCGTGGCCCGCGGTCTGCTGCCGGCGCGTGGAGACGTGCGGGCGCACGCCGTGCCGGCCGCCGGCGGCCGGCCGGTGCCGCTGCCCTACGGAACGTTGCAGGCGCTCGCGGTCCATGGTCCCGGCGGTGCGGTCATGACGCGCCGCGGGGTCTCGCACGACGCGTCGTGGTGGAAGCGCTATCGGGGTGGCGGCGCCGGCAAGCTGTGGGTCGACACCGACGGCTCCGGGGACTTCCAGCGGATCCTGCGCGATCATCAGGGCAACATCGACGCGCCTATGTGGGTCGGGGATCGGGCGGCGTTCCTGTCCGACGCCGGGGGAGTGTCAGAGCTCTACTCGTGTCTGCCGGACGGCTCCGATCTGCGCCAGCACACTGATGAGCCGTCGGAGTACTTCGCGCGGCACGCCACCAGCGACGGCACCCGTGTGGTGTTCATGCGCGGCGGGCGGTTGTGGCTGCTGGAGGAGTTGGATGCCGAGCCCCGGCTGCTGGACGTGCGACTGGCCGGCACCCGAATAGGCCGCGCCGAGCATCCGGTCCAGGCCTCGAACAACCTGAGCGGGTTCGCGGCGGACCGGACCGGCCGAGCCGTCGCGGTGTCGGTGCGAGGCACCGTCCACTGGCTGGCGGCCAAGGACGGTCCGGCCCGGGCGCTCGCGGTGACGCCGGGCGTTCGGGCGCGCATGCCGGTGGTGCTCGGCGAGACCGGGTCGGCGGCGTGGGTGACCGACGCCGGCGGCGAGTGGTCGATCGAGATCGGGCCGGTCGACGGGGAGGGCGAGGTCCGCAGGATCCTGACCGGCGAGGTGACGCGGGTCGCGGATCTGGTGGCCTCGCCGGACGGCGCACACCTGGCCGTCTCCACCGAGGACAACCGGTTGCTGGTGGTCGATGTCGAGAGCGGGACGGCACGGGTCGCGGTCGGCGGTGCCCACAACGCCTGGGGAACGCTTGCCGAGGACCCGGTGTTCTCGCCGGACTCGCGGTGGCTGGCCTGGGCCGAGGGGATGTCGTCGGCCCGGCCGCGCCGGATCCGGCTCGCCGACGTGGCGACGCTGACGCCGGTCGACGTCACCGACGGCCGGTTCCTCGACTGGAGCCCGGCGTTCACACTGGACGGCAAGCACCTGGCGTTCCTGTCCAGCCGTACTTACGACCCGTACTACGCGGACGAGGTGTTCGACCTCTACTTCGTTCCCGGGGACCGGCCCTACCTGGTGCCGTTGTCCGCCGATGAGCCGTCGCCGTTCGCGCCGTCGTTGTCGGGGCGGCCGATCAAGGAAGAGCCGAAGCCGGACGCTGACGACGACGGCTCCGGCGGGACCGAGAGCCGGGTGGACGTCGAGGGGCTGGCGGGCCGGATCGTGCCCTTCCCGGTGCCGACGGGCAACTACTACGGACTGCGCGCGGCGAAGGGTGGTGTGCTGTGGCTGGAGAGCTTCAAGCACGGCGCGCTCGGCGACAGCATGGCGGATCCGTCGGACGAGGCCGACAAGCCCCGGCTGCGGCGGTACGACTTCGCCAAGCGGGACGTGCTGACGCTCGCCGACGAGGTGACGTCCTTCGACGTCACCGGCGACGGCGCCCGGGTGCTGGTCAGCGACGGCGGGGCGCTGCGGCTTCAGCCCTCCGACGCGCGCGGTGACAACGGCGATCGGGAGCCGCTGGACCTGGACCGGATCCGGGTCACCGTGGACCCCGTCGCCGAGCGGCGGCAAGGACTCCGGGAGGCGTGGCTGCTTCAGCGCGACTTCTACTGGCGCGACGACCTCGGCGGGCTCGACTGGCCCGCGGTGTGGGAGCGGTACGCGCCGCTGGCCGAGGCCGTGGCCACCCAGGACGACCTGGTGGACCTGTTGTGGGAGATGCAGGGCGAGCTCGGCACCTCGCACGCCTATGTCGTGCCGGCGGGCAATGGTGCTGATCCCGCCCGCAGCCAGGGCCGGCTCGGCGCCGATCTGGAGCCTGACTCCGAAGGGCGCTGGCGGATCACGCGGATCCTGCCCGGCGACGCCTCCGTGTCGCAGGCGCGGTCGCCCTTCGAGGCGCCCGGGGTCGGTGCCCGGGTCGGTGACGTGGTGGCGGCGATCGACGGCCGGCCGGTGGACTCCGGCCTCGGCCCGGGTCCGCTGCTGGCCGGGAAGGCGGGCAAGCCGACCGAGGTGCTGCTGGTGCGCGACGCGGAGTCCGACGCCCGGGTCTTCCAGGGTGCCGACGCTGACGCCGATGCCGCCGCCGAGGGCCCGGACACGATCCGGACCCGCCGCGTGGTCGTCGTCCCGCTCGAGGACGAGCGTTTGCTGCGCTACCAGGCCTGGGTCGCCGACCGGCGGGCTTATGTGCGGGAGCGTTCTGGCGGCCGCCTGGGCTACGTCCACCTTCCCGACCAGGGCTCGCGGGGCTGGGCCGAGTTCCATCGCGACCTGGTCACGCAGACCGCGTGCGAGGGCCTGATCGTCGACACCCGCAGCAACGGCGGAGGGAACACCTCGCCGCTGGTGGTCGAGCAGCTGATGCGCCGCGTCGTCGGCTGGAAGCTGGCCCGCGGCCGGGTGGCGCGGACCTACCCGCCGGCGGCCGTCCGCGGGCCTCTGGTGTCGGTCTGCGACGAGGACTCCGGCTCTGACGGCGACATCATCAACCAGTACCTGAAGGACCAGGGGATCCCCATCGTGGGGACGCGGACGTGGGGCGGCGTGGTCGGCATCGACTCCCGCTTCCGACTGCTGGACCGCACCCTGGTGACGCAGCCCAAGTACATGAACTGGTTCGACTCGGTCGGCTACGGCCTGGAGAACCACGGCTGCGAGCCGACGGTCGAGGTCGAATTCACCCCGGCGGACGCCGAGGCCGGCCGGGATCCGCAGCTCGATGCCGCCGTCGACCTGGCGTTGGCCGATCTCGCGGAGCATCCGGCGGCGACCGCGCCGGAGCGTCCCTGGGCCTGA